From Nycticebus coucang isolate mNycCou1 chromosome 6, mNycCou1.pri, whole genome shotgun sequence, the proteins below share one genomic window:
- the PLA2G4D gene encoding cytosolic phospholipase A2 delta isoform X3: MEKTDHPENLITNNVLVARELSCLDVHPDLTGGAAVVTDQDKLELELELKGSYEDTQTSALGTASTIRFHYMAAQETELRGHLRSSSGNVWNWDNSATNWHFTMPVRSLAEGKEVTIDVPAANAPGVKLQLKAESCPKDSDLHLGFDLCAEEQAFLSRRKKVVATALKEALQLDRDLQEDEVPIVGIVATGGGARAMTALYGHLLALQKLGLLDCVTYFSGTSGSTWTMAHLYGDPEWSHRDLEGPIRHIREHLAKSKLEIFSPERLTGYRRELELQAKQGHPTTFVDLWALVLESMLQGQVMDQKLSGQRAALEQGQNPLPLYLGLNVKENNLETLDFKEWVEFSPYEVGFLKYGAFIPPELFGSEFFMGRLMRRRPEPRICFLEGIWSNIFSLNLLDAWYDLTSSEEGWKQHIKDKIRNIEKEPPASSGTSSWLEALWLQPGSALAQAFKGFLTGRPLHQHSPNFLGGLQLHQNYYSQKGFSTWADCQLDSRPSQLTPQEPQLCLVDPCYFINTSCPSMFRPGRRLDLILSFDYSLSSPFEALQQTELYCRAQGLPFPRVEPSPQDQRQPRECHLFSDLSCPEAPLLLHFPLVNASFKDYSAPGVPRRPSELQAGQVDLTEATSPYTLFNMTYKEEDFDRLLQLSDYNMQSSQGAILQALRTALKQRALETRPPGVQT; encoded by the exons GCTCGAGAGCTGTCATGCCTAGATGTGCATCCGGACCTCACAGGGGGTGCTGCTGTGGTCACAG ATCAGGATAaactggagctggagctggagctgaaGGGCTCATATGAGGACACACAGACATCTGCCCTGGGCACAGCTTCTACCATCCGCTTCCACTACATGGCAGCCCAAGAGACAGAGCTGCGTGGGCACCTGAGG AGCTCCTCAGGCAATGTCTGGAACTGGGATAACTCAGCAACTAATTGGCACTTCACCATGCCTGTGAGGTCCTTGGCTGAGGGGAAAGAAGTGACCATTGATGTTCCTGCTGCAAAT GCCCCAGGAGTGAAGCTGCAGCTCAAGGCAGAGAGCTG CCCCAAGGACTCAGACTTGCACCTGGGCTTTGATCTGTGTGCAGAGGAGCAGGCCTTCCTGAGCAGGAGGAAGAAGGTGGTGGCCACGGCCCTGAAGGAGGCCCTGCAGCTGGATAGAGACCTGCAGGAGGATGAG GTCCCCATTGTGGGCATTGTGGCGACAGGAGGAGGTGCCCGGGCCATGACTGCACTCTACGGCCACCTATTGGCCCTGCAGAAGCTGGGTCTTCTGGACTGTGTGACCTACTTCAGTGGCACCTCAGGCTCTACATG GACAATGGCTCACCTATATGGGGACCCTGAGTGGTCACATAGGGACCTTGAGGGTCCCATCAGACACATCCGAGAGCACCTTGCCAAGAGCAAGCTAGAAATCTTCTCCCCAGAGCGCCTGACAGGCTATCGCAGGGAGCTGGAGCTACAGGCTAAACAGGGCCACCCTACAACCTTTGTGGACCTGTGGGCCCTGGTGCTGGAGTCCATGCTACAGGGCCAG GTGATGGATCAGAAGCTGTCAGGACAGAGAGCTGCACTGGAGCAGGGTCAGAACCCTCTGCCCCTCTACTTGGGCCTCAATGTAAAGGAGAACAATCTAGAGACGCTCGACTTTAAGG AGTGGGTTGAGTTCTCCCCCTATGAGGTCGGGTTCCTGAAGTACGGGGCCTTCATCCCTCCTGAGCTCTTTGGCTCTGAGTTCTTCATGGGGAGGCTGATGAGAAGACGGCCTGAGCCCCGCATCTGCTTTCTGGAAG GTATCTGGAGCAACATTTTCTCCCTGAACTTGCTGGATGCCTGGTATGACCTGACCAGCTCCGAGGAGGGCTGGAAGCAGCACATCAAGGACAAGATCAGGAACATAG AGAAGGAGCCCCCTGCCTCCTCCGGGACTTCCTCATGGCTGGAGGCCTTGTGGCTGCAGCCGGGATCAGCCCTGGCCCAGGCATTTAAGGGCTTCCTGACAGGCAGGCCGCTCCACCAGCACAGCCCCAACTTCCTCGGGGGCCTCCAGCTGCACCAGAACTACTATAGCCAGAAAGGCTTCTCTACCTGGGCAG ACTGCCAGCTAGACTCCAGGCCCAGCCAGCTAACCCCCCAGGAGCCCCAACTCTGCCTGGTGGACCCCTGCTACTTCATCAACACCAGCTGTCCCTCCATGTTCCGGCCGGGCCGCAGGCTGGACCTCATCCTCTCCTTCGACTACTCTCTGTCCTCGCCCTTTGAG GCGCTGCAGCAAACTGAGCTGTATTGCCGGGCCCAGGGGCTGCCCTTCCCCCGAGTGGAGCCCAGCCCTCAGGACCAACGCCAGCCCAGGGAGTGCCACCTCTTCTCTGACCTCTCCTGCCCTGAGGCCCCTCTCCTGCTGCACTTCCCGCTGGTCAATGCCTCCTTCAAGGACTACTCAGCCCCTG GTGTCCCACGCAGGCCCTCAGAACTCCAGGCTGGCCAAGTGGATCTCACAGAGGCCACCTCCCCCTACACGCTGTTCAACATGACCTACAAGGAGGAAGATTTTGACCGCCTGCTACAGCTCAGTGACTACAACATGCAGAGCAGCCAGGGCGCCATTCTCCAGGCCCTGAGGACCGCTCTGAAGCAGAGGGCCCTGGAGACCAGGCCTCCAGGGGTGCAGACCTGA